TGTTTGCCTTTCTATATGATCTTGAACCTAGCTCTATATATTGGAATAAGCTACAGAAGtatgtttttattgttatcattcctgaatgttgttgtttgttattgttgCCATTACAGTTGAcattgtcttttcttcttctgattttctccctttattttacatatctcTTCTTCATTTACACACTCATGTACACAATTCAGTTAGTTATAATGCCAAATACCAGAATACTAGATAAAATGAACAATAAGAATCAGTTTGCTAATTAAATATCATGATCAGTTCTTGTAGTATCACTCAAGAAGTAAATATATCACAGATATAATAATTTtagtgagaaaataattttatattcattaatttCATGAATGTTTCCTTTACATCTTTGTTCCTGAGACTATATATTAATGGGTTCAACATCGGAATCACTACTGTATAAAAAACAGTGCTTACTCTGATTATGAGCCATGAGCTTTTGGAACTGGGCACACAGTAGAGGCACAGGATAGTCCCAAAGAAGATGGTAACAGCAGTCAAGTGAGAGGCACAAGTGGAGAAGGCCTTATGCCTTCCACTGGTTGAAGGCATTTTCATGacagttataaaaataaagagataggaGGTAAGTATAATGGTGAGTGTGCAAAAGGTATTAAAATTTGAAAGACTAAATAGAATTACCTCAGTCAAGTGTTTAtcagagaaggaggcagagagaatAGCAGAATACTCACAGAGAATATTATTAATGATGTTAATcccacaaaaagacaaaataaggaGAGAGTAAGTAAAGACCACACAAGAAATTAGGCCCCAAGAATATGATATGGTGACCAGAAGGGTGCAAAGTTTTTGGGACATAGTAACTGAATATAGTAAAGGATTACAAATGGCTACAAATCGATCATAGGCCATGACTGCCAACATGAACATCTCTGTCACCACACAGGTAACAGCAAAAGAAAATTGCATGATGCATCCCATGAATGAGATGCTTCTGTCTTCCACAACTAAGATTTCTAAAAATTTGGGTGTAATTATAGTGGAATAACAGAAATCTATAAAAGATAAGTGACTGAGGAAAAAGTACATTGGAGTGTGGAGTTTGGGATTGCATCTGATGATCACAATCATGCCCAAATTTCCCACCACAGTCACCACATAGATGGCCAGGAACACCAGGAAGAGGGGCACTTGGAGATCTGGGTAATCAGAGAATCCTAAGAGGATGAACATCACGGTAGTTTGGTTAGCTCTCATCATAATTTCTTGTGGAGAGAATTTCAAAATCATACAAATACAGCCTATGAAAAGTAAGGGAAAAAATTCTATGGCTATATATATATCAACACATGATTCAAATATAACCCTCCTATATTTAACTTTATGATCTGTTAGAGTCCTTATTTTAAGACACTTGgtttcaaggaaaataatgaaaaaattgaaaagctcTAAATGAATTGAAATTGAAACTTCTATTAAAACTAAGTCTCTTTATAATATTTATCTATTGGTCCTCACTTCTTTTCTGGGATTAATCTCTCTTTTCCAGCTACCACACTGATTAGCCTACACATGGATCATAccatttcattcttttccatAAATTTTAGCTGATGCTTTTGAATTGACTGATTGGCTTACTAGATGATCcttgaaatatatgaaaagagtTATAATGCTTTTTCCTCAGCTTctcattaattatttaatttgccTTAATTTTAACTGATCttccttttatataaatttaaaccATTGTTCACAAAAATATCCTGGACTGAGGATAATACTAATTATTatcttactaaaaaaaatttatatatatatatatatatatatatatatatatatatatgtatatatatatatatatatataaaatctccttGTAGAGAGGTGATATGTTCTCTTAATTGTCCCAAACTATTCATAACATTTCTTTGCTTATATATAATACTCATAATTCATATTAATGTTTAACTTTCCAAATCATATTGGTTTGTTTTACTTAGCCATGAATCCTTTTGGGGGGATTTATAAAGTTGATTCATGGAAACTCAgaacaaaaatttatatttgtcttATAAAATGGCATCTTACATATTTTAGACCATTGCTGTGGCCTGATAATGTTTCTTAGATTCCTTATTCTCACAATCTAAAACTGTAATTTGGCAAGTAGCTATCCCTAGATCACCCATATAGAATCATGATTCAGACATTCTAGACAAGAGAAAACTATGAGATAAGTAATACTTAAATATAACTTTCAAGTAGTTCTGAATTCACAAAATTTTACTATCATTCAACATAAATGTTGtataatataattcatttaaaatttccataaaaCATACCTATGACAATGTCATTTCAATCAATTACTCTTCATTATGCTATGTGCAATTAAACTTTCATTTGTGAAAACTCCATCTTGTGAACAGAGCATCAATTACCTAAAATTTTGTAGAATTTGATGTACCATGAAATAATTTAGTGCTTTGTCCATGATCATCCACCAAGTATATGGCAGAAGCCAAACTCAACTCAGACCTTTTTATTAAATAAACTCTGCTTCTG
The sequence above is a segment of the Antechinus flavipes isolate AdamAnt ecotype Samford, QLD, Australia unplaced genomic scaffold, AdamAnt_v2 unplaced_scaffold249, whole genome shotgun sequence genome. Coding sequences within it:
- the LOC127543330 gene encoding olfactory receptor 1165-like, with amino-acid sequence MMRANQTTVMFILLGFSDYPDLQVPLFLVFLAIYVVTVVGNLGMIVIIRCNPKLHTPMYFFLSHLSFIDFCYSTIITPKFLEILVVEDRSISFMGCIMQFSFAVTCVVTEMFMLAVMAYDRFVAICNPLLYSVTMSQKLCTLLVTISYSWGLISCVVFTYSLLILSFCGINIINNILCEYSAILSASFSDKHLTEVILFSLSNFNTFCTLTIILTSYLFIFITVMKMPSTSGRHKAFSTCASHLTAVTIFFGTILCLYCVPSSKSSWLIIRVSTVFYTVVIPMLNPLIYSLRNKDVKETFMKLMNIKLFSH